A part of Melittangium boletus DSM 14713 genomic DNA contains:
- a CDS encoding imm11 family protein, translated as MQLFPVEVETPRELYFLVNIIHTVKCIDDQASEEVSYWTEEDGLPEKVGNYFSVAGMRIDPTQVGGAKMFRTWGWNIALIVSEEIKTALEHIGATGMKFKEV; from the coding sequence GTGCAACTCTTCCCAGTGGAGGTGGAGACACCGCGAGAGCTGTATTTTCTCGTCAACATCATCCACACCGTGAAGTGCATCGACGATCAGGCCTCCGAGGAGGTCTCGTACTGGACGGAGGAGGACGGTCTGCCAGAGAAGGTCGGCAACTACTTCTCGGTGGCTGGAATGAGGATCGATCCAACCCAGGTGGGCGGCGCGAAGATGTTCCGCACCTGGGGATGGAACATCGCACTCATCGTTTCCGAGGAGATCAAGACGGCCTTGGAGCACATAGGTGCCACGGGCATGAAGTTCAAGGAGGTGTAG
- a CDS encoding ricin-type beta-trefoil lectin domain protein, with protein MKSSSLAMTPRFVTSLAAALSVAALPLASSALAAPNVTSALKGLAGKCVDVPDGNTANGTRIQLWDCNGTNAQNWSFVADGTLRAFGKCLDVSNSGTTNGTAIQLWDCNGTNAQQWIHTPSNDLVNPQANKCLDVPDGNSTSGTKLQLWDCNGTGAQKWTASVRPVNSRRTVVYYQTQYYNGAYVSPLGLTNNNTRVSDVIVAAIHLNSPTNVHLNDDPPNSPKFTQMWADLAAMQARGVRVLGMVGGAAQGSFQRLDTDFNTYYPVLKNIITTYKLDGVDLDVEEYMSLAGMERLIRALRADFGQNFVITLAPVATALYGGGNLSGFNYEQLYRDVGAQISWFNAQFYNGWGFMGTPSGYQAIVNRRVIPAQKVVAGMLSNPVNGGSGYVDITTAQNTVRGLVGSYQEFGGVASWEYFNSLPGDRGAPWQWAGTMSSAMSR; from the coding sequence GTGAAATCCTCTTCTCTCGCCATGACTCCACGGTTCGTCACCTCTCTCGCCGCGGCGCTCTCCGTCGCGGCCCTGCCCCTGGCCTCCTCCGCCCTCGCGGCTCCCAACGTCACCAGCGCCCTCAAGGGGCTCGCGGGCAAGTGCGTCGACGTGCCCGACGGCAACACCGCCAATGGCACCCGCATCCAGCTCTGGGACTGCAACGGCACCAACGCCCAGAACTGGTCCTTCGTCGCCGATGGCACCCTCCGCGCCTTCGGCAAGTGCCTCGACGTCTCCAACTCTGGCACCACCAATGGCACCGCCATCCAGCTCTGGGACTGCAACGGCACCAACGCCCAGCAGTGGATCCACACCCCTTCCAATGATCTGGTGAACCCCCAGGCCAACAAGTGCCTGGACGTCCCGGACGGCAACAGCACGAGCGGCACCAAGCTCCAGCTCTGGGACTGCAACGGCACCGGCGCCCAGAAGTGGACCGCCAGCGTGCGCCCCGTCAACAGCCGCCGCACCGTCGTGTACTACCAGACCCAGTATTACAATGGCGCGTATGTGTCGCCGCTCGGGCTGACGAACAACAACACGCGCGTCAGTGACGTCATCGTCGCCGCCATCCACCTCAACTCCCCCACCAACGTCCACCTCAACGACGATCCGCCCAACTCCCCCAAGTTCACCCAGATGTGGGCGGACCTCGCGGCGATGCAGGCCCGGGGCGTGCGCGTGCTCGGCATGGTGGGCGGCGCGGCCCAGGGCAGCTTCCAGCGCCTCGACACCGACTTCAACACCTACTACCCCGTCCTCAAGAACATCATCACCACCTACAAGCTGGATGGTGTGGACCTGGACGTCGAGGAGTACATGTCGCTCGCCGGCATGGAGCGCCTCATCCGCGCGCTCCGGGCGGACTTCGGCCAGAACTTCGTCATCACGCTCGCGCCCGTGGCCACCGCGCTCTACGGCGGCGGCAACCTCTCCGGCTTCAACTACGAGCAGCTCTACCGCGACGTGGGTGCGCAGATCTCCTGGTTCAACGCCCAGTTCTACAATGGCTGGGGTTTCATGGGCACGCCCTCGGGCTACCAGGCCATCGTCAACCGCCGCGTCATCCCCGCCCAGAAGGTGGTGGCTGGCATGTTGAGCAACCCCGTCAACGGCGGCTCGGGCTACGTCGACATCACCACCGCGCAGAACACCGTGCGCGGCCTCGTGGGCTCGTACCAGGAGTTCGGCGGCGTCGCGAGCTGGGAGTACTTCAACTCGCTGCCGGGTGACCGGGGCGCCCCCTGGCAGTGGGCGGGCACCATGTCCTCGGCCATGAGCCGGTAG
- a CDS encoding metallophosphoesterase, with amino-acid sequence MSSSPADHPVAYLSDVEGLWEKLESFCQDNPHVCLERGERLVVRPGSTFVFGGDAVDRGPEGRRVLRTLLDAWRRQPTQVVLLAGNRDINKLRLGRELNGHPLARTPADVRSGPRPALLRWIFENTMGARGAFEFRQVELARAGEPASDEDVVASFLEDVGPGGVMRDYLAACQLTHRIGNTLFLHGGLHEDSLGGVPSLALRVEGVDAWSDALNGWYREQIQAFVDGRLDERGTPAWEPLIAYQAPVPGTRVNTASVVYGRMANALNHPVLPSPGLISTLAAAGIHRLVVGHTPSGDCPSLLREGGFELLLGDNSYGRVKGASRVFLRDDSVFVEGDVVLDDGREDRLRFQLALGDESLPIGRQLSDTGQLVKGPLMSGDWLLFRALKGYQVEQVAVPLDSLEGRTLVSPRVGG; translated from the coding sequence ATGAGCTCGAGCCCGGCCGACCATCCCGTCGCCTACCTCTCGGACGTGGAGGGACTCTGGGAGAAGCTGGAGAGCTTCTGCCAGGACAACCCCCACGTGTGCCTGGAGCGGGGAGAACGCCTCGTGGTCCGGCCGGGCTCCACCTTCGTCTTCGGTGGAGACGCCGTCGACCGGGGCCCGGAGGGGCGCCGGGTGCTGCGCACGCTCCTGGATGCCTGGAGACGCCAGCCCACGCAGGTGGTGCTGCTCGCGGGCAACCGGGACATCAACAAGCTGCGGCTCGGACGGGAGCTCAACGGTCACCCCCTGGCGCGCACCCCCGCGGACGTGCGCTCGGGCCCCCGGCCCGCGCTCCTGCGGTGGATCTTCGAGAACACCATGGGGGCGCGGGGCGCCTTCGAGTTCCGGCAGGTGGAGCTGGCCCGCGCGGGAGAACCCGCGAGCGACGAGGACGTGGTGGCCAGCTTCCTGGAGGATGTGGGCCCCGGCGGGGTGATGCGGGACTACCTCGCGGCCTGCCAGCTCACGCACCGCATCGGCAATACCCTGTTCCTCCATGGGGGATTGCACGAGGACAGCCTCGGAGGCGTGCCGTCCCTGGCGCTTCGGGTGGAGGGCGTGGATGCCTGGAGCGATGCCCTCAACGGCTGGTACCGCGAGCAGATCCAGGCCTTCGTCGACGGGCGTCTGGACGAGCGGGGCACACCCGCCTGGGAGCCGCTCATCGCCTACCAGGCGCCCGTGCCGGGCACGCGCGTCAACACCGCGAGCGTGGTGTACGGGCGCATGGCCAACGCGCTCAACCACCCCGTCCTGCCGTCGCCGGGGCTCATCTCCACGCTGGCCGCCGCGGGCATCCACCGGTTGGTGGTGGGGCATACGCCGAGCGGCGATTGCCCCTCGCTCCTGCGCGAGGGCGGCTTCGAGCTCCTGCTCGGGGACAACTCCTATGGCCGGGTGAAGGGCGCCTCCCGCGTCTTCTTGCGCGATGACAGCGTCTTCGTGGAGGGAGACGTGGTGCTGGACGACGGACGGGAGGATCGCCTGCGCTTCCAGCTCGCGCTCGGGGACGAGTCCCTGCCCATCGGCCGGCAATTGAGCGACACCGGGCAGTTGGTGAAGGGGCCGCTCATGAGCGGGGACTGGCTGTTGTTCCGCGCGCTGAAGGGCTACCAGGTCGAACAGGTGGCCGTGCCCTTGGATTCGCTCGAGGGCCGGACCCTGGTCTCCCCGCGCGTGGGCGGCTGA